In Kogia breviceps isolate mKogBre1 chromosome 19, mKogBre1 haplotype 1, whole genome shotgun sequence, a single genomic region encodes these proteins:
- the BHLHA9 gene encoding LOW QUALITY PROTEIN: class A basic helix-loop-helix protein 9 (The sequence of the model RefSeq protein was modified relative to this genomic sequence to represent the inferred CDS: substituted 1 base at 1 genomic stop codon), which translates to MRPPCLASFLWVPPSPTYLEAGNKAGGGRWMDEEGGEPRGAIKPSXRGPVPGVSRLQESTLGRWTVRLGSRSRSRSRGAKAREKAMHRGAPGPGLRGQKGDEGSAQDLGSSGLEAGRDFGVLRENGSPRGLGEAEEGVGSRRRSRPVRSKARRMAANVRERKRILDYNEAFNALRRALRHDLGGKRLSKIATLRRAIHRITALSLVLRASPAPRWPCGHLECYGQAARAGNAGSSPPQPAPPPPAGPFAPRCASCFLHTPLGQARAVAEARGVAQASAGSWRRSLGAPSGWPRGHLRAGPGLGYQHS; encoded by the coding sequence ATGCGTCCTCCCTgccttgcttccttcctctggGTTCCTCCCTCACCAACCTACCTGGAGGCAGGTAATAAAGCAGGAGGAGGGAGATGGATGGATGAGGAGGGCGGAGAGCCACGTGGTGCCATAAAGCCCAGCTAGAGAGGGCCTGTCCCGGGAGTGTCCAGACTGCAGGAGTCAACGCTCGGAAGGTGGACTGTCAGGCTTgggagccggagccggagccggagccggggCGCCAAGGCCCGGGAGAAGGCCATGCACCGAGGCGCGCCGGGACCAGGCCTCAGGGGCCAGAAAGGGGACGAAGGCTCTGCCCAGGACTTGGGGAGCTCTGGCCTGGAGGCCGGGAGGGATTTTGGGGTGCTGAGAGAGAACGGCAGTCCCCGCGGCCTGGGCGAAGCAGAGGAAGGGGTGGGCAGCAGAAGGCGCAGCCGTCCAGTGCGGTCGAAAGCGCGGCGCATGGCGGCCAACGTGCGGGAGCGCAAGCGCATCCTGGACTACAACGAGGCCTTCAACGCGCTGCGCCGCGCGCTGCGGCACGACCTGGGCGGcaagaggctctccaagatcGCCACGCTGCGGAGGGCCATCCACCGCATCACGGCGCTCTCCCTCGTGCTGCGCGCCAGCCCCGCGCCCCGCTGGCCCTGCGGGCACCTGGAGTGCTACGGCCAGGCCGCGCGCGCTGGGAACGCGGGCTCCAGCCCGCCGCAGcctgcgccgccgccgcccgccgggCCCTTCGCGCCGCGCTGCGCCTCGTGCTTCCTGCACACGCCCCTGGGACAGGCCAGGGCGGTGGCCGAGGCGCGGGGCGTGGCCCAGGCCTCCGCGGGAAGCTGGCGCCGAAGTCTCGGGGCTCCCTCTGGCTGGCCGCGGGGCCACCTGCGAGCGGGCCCCGGGCTGGGCTACCAGCACTCCTGA
- the TRARG1 gene encoding trafficking regulator of GLUT4 1: protein MAHPGQPQLSPAQEPGTVSALDLLEMEKLLTKVGGQEDKPLKLSKSPSGALDLEQGCHSLPFKVVSEGHQAASLPQASSRASSRRASSIATAFYTQDREVPKDYLVLAITSCFCPIWPLNLIPLIFSIMSRSSVQQGDLDGARRLGRLAGTLSVTFIITGLVIIIAAVTVNFAVQKK from the exons ATGGCCCACCCCGGGCAGCCTCAGCTTTCCCCGGCGCAGGAGCCAGGCACCGTCTCAGCCCTGGACCTGCTGGAGATGGAGAAACTCCTCACCAAGGTCGGGGGCCAGGAGGACAAGCCCCTGAAGCTGTCCAAGTCCCCCTCGGGGGCTCTGGACCTGGAGCAGGGCTGCCACAGTCTGCCCTTCAAGGTGGTATCCGAGGGGCACCAGGCGGCCTCGCTCCCCCAGGCATCCTCCCGGGCCAGCTCAAGGCGGGCATCCTCCATTGCCACGGCCTTCTATACCCAGGACAGAGAAGTCCCCAAAGATTACCTCGTCCTTGCCATCACCTCCTGCTTCTGCCCCATCTGGCCCCTCAACCTCATTCCCCtcatcttttccattatg TCTCGAAGCAGCGTGCAACAGGGAGACCTGGACGGGGCCCGCAGGCTGGGCCGCCTAGCCGGGACGCTCAGCGTCACCTTCATCATCACCGGGCTCGTCATCATCATCGCGGCCGTGACTGTCAACTTCGCAG